One genomic window of Cydia pomonella isolate Wapato2018A chromosome 6, ilCydPomo1, whole genome shotgun sequence includes the following:
- the LOC133519164 gene encoding glycosaminoglycan xylosylkinase homolog has product MSMNYVFGFSLFLLLLVALNIYFFYTLIPIGKKSVNFNVPSIKLDQSPSVFKDIHVYLNYLPSQYKSRNSKFFPIQKTLLTSFSPSNNIQVDWPDANQVGAGSSLYPHKNGVAGQMLHTMMTAPIVLVDNAPKGTQLKLLLLLEGKQKLYFKPKRYERDHIIHGSIVAGFDRHNSEVFAYYLAMTLNFTWIPPSVIRKIHVDREIVPVATIGLKRTMIRNGNGGRCIYGKCFYCKINETVCPDNKGEIEGAAILYLDKPFQFQVFKSPWRRNYRDSTLMEWQRDNDFCKKVTGTLSIKRILDLVDISIFDFLIQNGDRHRYEMYKDKILLLDNGKGLGNPAVDELDILAPLYQCCILRLTTWKYLELLSGGSLSETIKLMSAFQGGKLVTEDHFKAVERRFLKVYATVQYCIGRHGSAKVFKT; this is encoded by the exons ATGTCTATGAATTATGTTTTCGGGTTCTCTCTATTTCTACTATTACTTGTAGCATTAAATATATACTTCTTCTACACCTTAATACCGATAGGTAAAAAATCTGTAAACTTTAACGTTCCCAGTATTAAACTAGATCAATCGCCTAGCGTATTTAAAGATATTCATGTCTACCTCAACTATCTTCCTAGTCAGTATAAAAGTCGTAACTCCAAGTTCTTCCCAATTCAAAAAACTTTGCTGACTTCTTTTAGTCCATCAAATAATATACAAGTTGATTGGCCAGATGCAAACCAG GTAGGTGCTGGAAGCTCACTTTACCCTCATAAGAATGGAGTTGCGGGACAAATGTTACATACTATGATGACAGCACCCATAGTCCTTGTTGACAATGCACCTAAAGGAACACAACTCAAATTACTTCTCTTATTAGAG GGAAAACAGAAGCTGTACTTCAAACCAAAGAGGTATGAGAGAGATCATATAATACATGGAAGTATTGTGGCTGGCTTTGATAGGCACAACTCCGAAGTGTTTGCTTACTATCTTGCCATGACTCTGAACTTCACTTGGATACCTCCCTCTGTGATAAGGAAAATTCATGTGGATAGAGAAATAGTTCCCGTTGCCACAATAGGATTGAAAAGAACTATGATAAGAAATG GCAATGGTGGGCGTTGTATCTATGGCAAATGCTTTTATTGTAAGATAAATGAAACTGTATGCCCTGATAATAAGGGCGAGATTGAAGGAGCGGCAATCTTATACTTAGACAAACCATTCCAATTCCAAGTATTCAAGTCGCCATGGCGCCGCAACTACAGAGATTCTACATTAATGGAATGGCAAAGagataatgatttttgtaa AAAAGTTACGGGAACTCTGAGCATTAAAAGAATATTAGACTTGGTAGATATTTCAATATTCGATTTTTTAATCCAAAATGGAGATAGACACCGTTATGAAATGTATAAAGACAAAATTCTACTTCTGGATAATGGAAAAGGTCTTGGAAATCCAGCAGTTGATGAATTGGATATATTAGCCCCACTCTACCAATGCTGCAT TCTAAGACTGACGACATGGAAATACCTAGAGCTGCTTTCTGGTGGCAGCCTTAGTGAAACAATCAAACTAATGTCCGCATTTCAAGGCGGAAAGTTAGTGACGGAAGACCATTTCAAAGCCGTGGAACGCAGGTTTCTGAAAGTGTATGCCACTGTACAATATTGCATAGGGAGACATGGTAGTGCCAAAGTGTTTAAAACTTAA